One genomic window of Apus apus isolate bApuApu2 chromosome 9, bApuApu2.pri.cur, whole genome shotgun sequence includes the following:
- the CISH gene encoding cytokine-inducible SH2-containing protein: MLFPWSRSDMILCVQGPHPLLAEEKIRRLSLGGTAVDLPEPIMQPLPVMAFQEESAPTFAAPVPDSNPPQTRDPEEDLLCIAKTFSYLRESGWYWGSITASEAKQHLQKMPEGTFLVRDSTHPSYLFTLSVKTNRGPTNVRIEYTDSKFRLDSNYLSKPRILAFPDVVSLIQHYVMSCTMESKSEAPYPPPSPLPPMQKEMAAAAVHLKLIRPLSRKDNIPSLQHLCRLRINKSTADVDQLPLPRRMGDYLKQYPFQL; the protein is encoded by the exons ATGCTTTTCCCTTGGTCCAGGAGTGACATGATTCTCTGTGTTCAGGG ACCTCATCCTTTGCTGGCGGAGGAGAAGATCAGGAGACTGTCACTCGGGGGCACTGCAGTGGATTTGCCAGAGCCAATCATGCAGCCTCTCCCAGTTATGGCCTTCCAGGAGGAGTCTGCACCTACCTTTGCAGCACCAGTTCCAGACAGCAACCCCCCTCAGACACGAGACCCTGAAGAAGACCTTCTCTGCATTGCAAAAACCTTCTCCTATCTGCGAGAATCTG GTTGGTACTGGGGGTCTATCACTGCCAGTGAGGCCAAGCAGCATCTCCAAAAGATGCCTGAGGGCACCTTCCTGGTACGGGACAGCACCCACCCCAGCTACCTCTTCACGCTCTCTGTCAAGACCAACCGAGGTCCCACCAACGTGCGCATTGAATACACTGACAGCAAGTTCCGGCTGGACTCAAACTACTTGTCCAAACCTCGTATCCTGGCCTTCCCAGATGTGGTCAGTCTTATCCAGCATTATGTCATGTCCTGCACGATGGAAAGCAAGAGTGAGGCTCCTTACCCGCCTCCGTCTCCTCTACCTCCCATGCAAAAagagatggcagcagctgcagtacACTTGAAACTCATCCGCCCGCTCAGCCGCAAGGACAACATCCCCAGCTTGCAGCACCTGTGCCGGCTACGGATTAACAAGTCGACAGCCGACGTGGaccagctccctctgcccaggCGGATGGGGGACTATTTGAAGCAATACCCTTTCCAGCTCTGA